Genomic DNA from Vicinamibacterales bacterium:
CGAGTAGCGGCTGTGCGTCGGCGTGGGAGATTGGCAGTACAGGAATCTGTAGGATGGTTGCCGCGTCCGCCCGGTTCAGTCTCCGCGCACCCGGTTCACTACCCCACCCAGGCGTCAGAGGGTCCCCAGGATACACAGGCATATCCATCACGCTACCCCGCTGCGCGCCAAACGCTGGGCGAAAGGGGCCGTCGGGGTAAACCTCGCCTTGATAGTAGCCGTCTTCCTTTGGGTCAGAGTAGATAATGCACCCTACTGCGCCATGTTCCCAGGCAAGCTTCGGCTTAATACCGCGCCAGCTCCGACCGTACTTTGCAATAACGATTTTTCCTGCCACATCGATACCAAGCTCTTCGAGTCGTTCGTAGTCCTCCGGGATACCGTAGTTAACGTAGACTAATTCTGCTGTCACGTCGCCGTCAGCCGAGTAGGCGTTATAGCTCGGGAGTGCTTCTGCATCTCCAGAATCCTTGTCCTGTGCAATCTCTGGCTCCTCGAGACTCAAGCGAAAACGCGTTGGCTCAACTAACTCGACAATGAGTTCAACGGGCATTGGCATCAGCGCTTCGTGTTCTTCGATCCGTGCCTCGAGGCCCCAATTGCTGAGCTGTTCCACCATGTAAGTCGCAATGCGGCGACTTCCCGGGGAACCTGCGTGATGCGGTTCTTCAGTTATAAACCTCATATACTCACGTAAACGTTCAGGATCAGGCACGGCCCTAAACACCTTTTCGCGTTCGCGCTGAGCCGATACTTCGTCAGGAAGAAAACCTCGCAGTGCGGTTTCCTGGGAGAGCACCGCTGAACCTGCCATGGCAACGATGAGGCACCCAACCAGCATGACAAGCCAGGCTAACGAGTGACGGTTCACTGGTCGGCTTTGCGTTTTGTGATACATCTCCGTCCTCTCATTTCTCCATTGATGTTACAAACACCGTGAACCACACATCGACTGCCCAATGGCTGAAGGCTATAAAGGTGTTTCGAGAATGATTCCCGCAACCTACAAGGCATCACATGACACGGCCCTATTCGTGGCCGCGCACGGGCTGTGGCTGATACGGCTCCTCGAGCGCCGTGCATTCCGCATCGTCTAACTGAATGTCAAGTGCCTCAACCGCTTGATCGAGTTGATCCATCTTAGATGCACCAATGATCGGCGCCGTTACACCAGGCTGCGCCAACAACCACGCTAGTGAAATCTGGGCCGCCGACACGCCACGCGCCTTGGCCACTTCAACAACTCGGTCCACGACGTTGAAATCTGCATCCGTGTAGTAAAGGTTATGCGCAAACTTATCGTTCTTCGACCGTTTAGTCGTTCCCCAGTCGTCTCTGCGCCGATTTCCAGCCAGAAACCCTCTCGCCAGAGGACTCCAGGGAATTACACCGATCCCTTCCTCGCGACAAAGTGGCATCATCTCGCGTTCTTCCTCACGATAGACAAGATTGTAGTGGTTTTGCATCGAAACAAACCGTGCCCAGCCGCGCTGGTCTGATAGACAGAGCGCCTTCATGAATTGCCAAGCGTACATGCTCGAAGCACCGATATACCGGGCCTTGCCCGCCACTACGATATCGTTCAGCGCGCACAGAGTCTCATCTATCGGCGTGTCGGGATCCCACCGATGAATCTGAAATAGGTCAACGTAGTCCACACTAAGTCGGCGCAGGGAAGCATCAATCGCACTAAAGAGATGCTTTCGCGATAGACCTCGATCGTTTGGTCCATCACCCATAGGATAAAACGCCTTGGTTGCAAGAACGACCTCGTCGCGCTGGGTAAGTTCCTTGAGCGCCCGGCCAACGATTTCCTCGGTTACGCCGATAGAATACATGTCAGCCGTGTCGAAGAAATTGATGCCATATTCAAGGGCCCGCTTAAAGAACGGTCGGCTTTTGTCTTCTGGTAGCACCCAATTCCGCCAAGCGGGGTCACCGTAAGTCATCGTCCCAAAGCAAATGCGGGACACCTTTAATCCGGTCGAACCGAGATTCACATAATCCATGAGATTAACCGCTGGTCAATAATTCTCCGTAAGACCCAACAGACTATCACGGTCATAGAGGCCAGAAAGGCCTAGGCTATACCTAGGGCGTCTGGCCCAGATACTAGCCTGTGCCGACCGGAACAGCCTTACCAGCAGAACTGAAAGGAACCACCGTGATCATCAATGACGCACACTGTCATTTCTTCTCGGAGGGCTTCTTCAGTGCACTTGCCAATGAGCGGTTTGGCGGAAACACGCCATCTTACAAGAACTCCATGTCGAGGACGAAACACTACATGAGATTTTTTCTGGCACTTTCGAGCGAATCTATGTTTCATAGTGTTGCCTGACGTTACAATTGGACATGGTGTTAAATCGGCTGTTCGCTGCGTTCACGCTCTCCGTCATTGCATCGGTTCAATTTTCGTGCGGCGGAGCCTCCATAGCTGATCTGGCCGATTCTGAGTCCAACGCAGGAAGTGCTGCTGGTCGACCGGCGCAGGCGGTGATCGCGTTAGCGCCAGAATTGGAAGTGCTAGCTGTCTCGGCATACACCATTGACGGCGTCAGCATCGAGTTGCTCAGTCTCTCGAGGACCGGAGTGGATGTAATCACTGTCCGGTGGCAATACCGAACTAGGATTATTGAAGGTATTCATCTTGACCCTGACGACGACCCGTTAGACTTGGCGCGTGATGCCTACCTCTACGACCGTGTTCATCAGAAAAAGTACATGGTCATCAAGGACAACACGGGTCAACCGGTAACAAACATCCACTCAGACGATACGAGTTTGACCATTACACCGGAGACTCCGCTCGTTGTATCGGCCAAGTTTCCTGCCCCACCTGACAACATCAAACGGATTTCCGTTTACCTACCTGGGGTCCGACCATTCGAGGACCTGGTTCTTAGCCAGTAATTTCAGAGAGTTCGCGTTCTGTACCTGGCACTAGAGCCCTAGAACTTATGACCGCAACCCTTGAACTCCAGGGCGTTACCGTCAGACGGGACAACCAACTGATTCTCAACCGTATCGACTGGACCGTGGCACCTGACGAACGTTGGATCGTTCTCGGCCCGAACGGTTCTGGCAAGACGACACTTTGCCAAGTGGCGTCCCTGTATCAGCACCCGACGAACGGCACGGTAAGAGTCCTAGGCGAGACGTTCGGTTGCACAGATGTTAGACAACTTCGGAAGCAGATTGGTTATATGAGCGTGCAGTTGGCTGACATGCTGGGCCCTGGACTGACAGCGACAGATGTTGTCGTCACCGCAAAACACGCGGCGCTCTCAACCTGCTGGCACGTCTATTCGCAGGATGACTACGCAAAAGCAAGACGGTTGCTTAGCCGGTTCAACTGCGAAGACCTGGCAGATCGTCGGTTCATTACACTGGCATCCGGCGAACAAAAAAAAGTTGAAGTCGCAAGGGCCCTCATGGCGAATCCTGGTTTGCTGGTGCTGGACGAACCAACTGCCGGCCTCGACTTGGGTGGACGAGAGATGCTGGTCGCTACGCTGGCCTCACTCGCTAAGGACCGTGGGACGCCACCGATTATCTTGGTTACGCATCATATTAACGAGATCCCTCCTGGTTTCACCCACGTGTTGCTACTCGCCGGCGGCCAGAGGCTAGCAGCCGGTCGGCTCACCGAAACGTTGAACGATGATGCGTTGTCTCGGTGCTTTGGACTTAAGCTTCGTGTTGAGATGCGTGGGGATCGGTGGCACATCTGGACCGGATGAGCGTGATAGCAAACGCCTAATATCTACCCGAACCCTCTCGAGTCACGAATGCTTCTGACCCTCAGCCAGTAGCGCTAGGGCCTCGTCACACGACGAAATCTCCCTCGTTTCCATAGCTCTCGCTAGCAATCCTGTCAGGTTGGCGACAGCAAAGCTAAGGCCTTTCAGATTGCGCGAGGGCGACACACCGGGAATCGGCCTCGGTAACCCCGAAGCGGCGAATACCACCGTGCCGGACTGCCTCGTCCATCGGCACTGATCACGAGGACAGTTCCAGTCCAAGGCAACCGGTACGACACCTGGCAAGCTACCGGTTAACCATTGCGTGTGTTCGTCAGCGGCCGGTGCGACGACTAATGTGCCACTCATAGCCGCTCGCTCCACGGCTGTGCGGAATTGATTTTCGTGTTCCGTATTCACCATTCCGAGACTAAGGTTAATCAGCCGAACGCGCGACCCGACGGCCCAGTCGATCGCTGCTACCAGAGCCTCAACACTCGTCGAGAGCTCCTGGTCGAAAACCTTAACAGCGTAGAGAACACTCCTCGGAGCTTTCTCCCTAATGGCTGCCGCGACAGCAGTACCGTGCCCAAGGCGATCAACGAAGTTTTCATGCTCAGCACCGTCGATGGTGATCCCTACACCCCCGGCGACACCACCAACGTGAGGATGATTGGGGTGCACGCCACTATCCACGACGGCCACGGATACGCTAGTGAGACCACGCATCACGATTCTTGAGCATTCGTGGTAGAGCTCGTATCAAACAATCGAACAAACGCGCCGTCGCGAGCCATTAATTCCGATGGTGCGCCTTGCTCAACCACATTTGCGCCATCAAGTACAACCACTCGATCCGCCTGCAGTGCGAGCTCAAGCCGATGGGACACGACGACGGTCGTCCGACCCCTCATTAGTGCCTCGTAACCGGTCATCACCTGCTTCGTCATCGAGGGATCAAGCGATGCAGTCGGTTCATCCAGCACCAAAACGGCGGGCGCGGCGAGAAATGCCCTAGCAATCGCGACACGTTGCCGTTCGCCAGTTGATAACGCCCTTCCCCCCTCTCCTACTTGGGTAGCGTAACCCTCTGGTAAGTCGACGATGAAAGCCTCTAATCCTGCTGCACGGACCGCCGCCGCAAGATCCTCGTCAGTCGCCTCCGGACTTGCGTATCGAAGGTTCTCGAGCAGCGACGCATGAAAGAGAAATGGCTCTTGATCGACGAGGGCGATATGTCGTCGGATTTCGCGAAGTGGAACTTCCCTGAGATCCCGACCGTCAAGCAACACCCGTCCCTGATCCGGGTCAATTAACCGCAGCAACAACTCCGTCAACGTCGACTTCCCGCTACCGCTAGGGCCTACGACAGCCAGCACCTCACCAGGAGCAACCTCAATCGAAACATCATCGAGCAACGGTGCGCCGCGACCAAACGAGACGGTTACGTGTTCAATCGTCACGCGACCATCTACTCGGTTCAGCCTAGCACTCTCGGGAGTGTCAATCACGTCGACGTTAGCATCTAGAAGCTCTTGGACACGTCCCAGCGAAACTTTTGCTGTAGCTAGGCTTGCATAGAGACCCATCAATGCTTGGACAGGCGGAAGAACTCGCATCTGGTAGGCCATGAACGCCACCAACGTCCCCATTGTGATCGTGCCATCTATAACCCGGCTTCCGCCATAAAGAAAAATGATCGCCGTACTACCAGAAAGGATTAGCCCGGGTAGCCCGCCCGATAAGTAGGTAACCCATTGCATCGACATCAGGGCTTCCACAAACGCATCGTTTCGCTGTCGAAAGCGGCCGGCTTCGCGGACTTGGGCATTCGACGTTACGACCAGCTTCATGCCCTGGATCGTCTCTATCAAGAAGCTTCCGATATCCGCACTGCGCTCACGGACAGTTCGCACCCGACCTTCCAAGCGCCGCCGGTAGCGGACGAGTGCCCAGAGGCTTGGCGGCAAGAACAATGCACTCACCAAGAAAAGTCGTAGATCCAACCAGACCAACATACCGAGCGAGCCGGCAAGAAAGATGACATTGCCAAGAGTGGCAAGCACTACCTCCGAGGCGACCCGCTGAATCTCGCTAATGTCATTGTTGATGCGCGACATGATGTCGCCAAGGCGGGTGCTCGCAAAGAATCTCGGCGACAGACGCTGTAGGTGTCGATACAGCGCCAAGCGCATATCAAACAAAATGTCCGCCGAAACACGTGTGTACCGTAGCCCGCTCACGACGTTTAACGCAAAGCTTGCAACCGTAATTATCGCGAACGTGAGCACAATCCGGCGAAGTGCATTGCCGTCGCCTCCGAGCAACGCACCATCAACCAAACTTCGTGATAAGTAAGGGACGTAGAGTGCAAGGCCTGTGCTCGACAAGCTGAGCACAAAGACCAGTAGTAGCCGGCGCCAATACGGCACCACGTAGGCAAGCGCGCGGCGAAACTGGGGCTCTAACAAGGAAAGCGTCCGACGTCAGGCATCTGACGTCAGTCTGGCGGCAGTACAATCAAACTGGTCGTGGAATCAGCTTCAAGGTCAATCGTTCGCAAGTATCGGAATGTACTAGCCTCGTGAATATCGATCGTCTGGCCAGCTTGCCACACATACAACAGCTGACCATTTGAACTTGGTGTCAATTGCATTCTCGGCCGACCACGGTCAAATATTTGTCGCGGACCGAGACGGCGATTCTCCAGATCAAACGCCCAGAGCTCATAATGCCCGATTGGGGCCTCTTTGACGAAACCGTACGCCTTTGTGCCGTCCGCTGTCATACTGAAACCGACTCTGGCTGCTGGCCCAAGCATGTAAAAATAGTCAACTTCTTTCTCATTGAGATCGACACGAGCCACACCCATCTGCCGCCCATCCCGCCTAGGCGAGCGCACCGTGAAAAGGCCAGTGTAGATCCCAAACTGTTGATTGAGGCCTCCACTGAAACCGAAGTTCAACGAACCGAGTCCTGGTTCAAACGGTTCCGACAGATCCCATCGGTCAACTTCAGTGAAATTAGTCGTTTCATAGATTACGACTTGGTCCACAAAAAAATACAGAAGTGAACCGTCTGGCGAGATCAGCATGTTCAGCTGCTGTCGCTCTTTGCCATCAGGAAAGGGAATCGTTCGAATGACCTCATGAGTTGACAAGTCGTACTGCGACAGTTCCGATGGACCAATCTCAAACCGGTCGACGAGCTTTGTTAATGAGCGCGTCAGAAGAATAACGTATCGTTCCTGCGGATCCACAACGAAGCCTTCAATCCGGTTCCTCGTGTTTCCTCCACTCAGTGAAAACGTGTCTAGCGTTGAGCGGGACGCGATGTCTATGATCTCGAAATGCTCCGCCGTCATGTCATTCAAGTAAAAATGCTCGCGGTTCGTCGAGAGCGTTAGGCTCCTCGGAATCCCTGATGTAACCTGGATCGCGTCGACAACCTGCTCGGTCGCTTCGTCGATGACATAGATCTCATGCGCATATCCGCCAAGGAACAGCGTACCCTCGCCGCCTCTTAGGGTCGCACCTTCGTTGTCCTGAGCGTGCAATGGCACACTAACCAAGACCAATACCAACCACGCCAGGTGAAACAGGTTCATCATCGCACTCACCGAAGGCTGAAAATCACGGGAAAATAAGGTCGATCTTCCGCCAGTCTTTCTGAGCCGAAGAACAAGTTGCCGTCCAGTCAGGTGCATGATTCAGTTGGTCAGGCACCTGCGCCGGCCAGAAACACCCGAGATGACAGTCGAATAAATCCCGCTCGACCGGAGAACAGAGCCCTGCGGTGCCACCTTCGACGTCAACCTCCCAACCCGGGAAGAAGACGAACGAACACCCCAGAGGAACGTGTGTGTCCGGACGTAGCGGAGTTTGCTGCAACGCTACGACGTCACCTCCGGGTTTGGTCTGACCTTCAAGATGCTGCTTGACCCGGTCGGCTTTCTGATTAATTGGTTTGAGATGCTTCATTAGTCACTCGTCCTTCAAAATGCGCAAGATACGCAGGATTACGCTCAGCGAGTTCGCCGTAGATACGAAGACATTCGTCAGTCCACTCACGGATCCAGTCACAGTAGTGCAGATTCGGCCCTTCGGTCATTCCATACCGGGTATGGGCCTCATGATAACAGCCACCGGCACATAGTGGCCTCGCCCAGCACGTTCGACAATCAGTCTTGTTCTCAACGTGATGGCGGTCCAGAAAGTCACTTTGTCGTTCCCGATCTATTCCTTCGCCCACCGTCCCCAACGAGTGGTCGTCTGACCCGGCGAACCGGTGACACAACGCCACCTGCCCGTCCGTAGCAACACCCATTAACCCGAGGCCGGCCCCGCACGGATACGCTTTACTTGCACCCTTGTGAATCTCCTCCAGGGTGTCCTTCGCGTTTGCAAACCCGTGATGCCGATTTTCTACTGCGTACTCAAGAAATTCATGAGCAAGACCCCTAAACTGCCCAAGCATTTTGTCAAACCCGCCATCTTCAATTGCGTATTGCTGACTCGGAGACGTCGTAACGGGAGCAAAGCCTACCTCCCGAAAGCCAATTTCCTCAGTCAAATGCTTGAAGATCCGCTGTACATCCAGCGTTTGCGAAGTGAGTGTCACACGGGCACCGATAGGCTTCGCACGATGGCGGCGCAGCAACTCTTTAATTTTCGGCATCGCCACGTCATAACTGCCGGCACCGTTATGAAAGACACGAAACTTGTCCTGCATGTCCTGCGGGCCGTCGATTGAAATTGTTACAGCAACATCGTTCTCAATCAAAAAATCAATGATTTCAGGACTCAGCAGAGTTGCGTTCGTCGTTAGATTAAACTCAACTCGCTTACCCACTTCGCTTGCGTGCTTCCGAGCATAGGAAATTGCAATCTTCAGTACAGGAAAATTCAGGAGCGTCTCGCCGCCGAACAGGGTCATGTGCACGACTTTATTTGGCCCCGCCTCGCGAAACATAAAATCCACACTCTGTTTAGCAGTCTCCTCAGACATGAACTTCGGCTGTTTTCCGTTCGTTGTGTCAACGACCTTATCTTCCCCGTATTCATAGCAATACGTGCAGGCGAGATTGCACTGGTTGGTGACGTTCATCACCATCGTTGTCAACGGAAAAGGCTCAAGCGGAATTACCTTGGGAACTAGTTTTGGAGCCTCGTTCACAGGCACAATGGCCTGCACGCGAAGAAGTTCGTCCATCCCTTCGTCGAGTTCGGCCGCAGACAAGCGCGTCCCCAGCATCCCTTGAATATCCTCACGTGTACGCGACCCAACATCTAGCAGTTTGAGAATTGACTGACTCGCGTCATCAAGTGAAAAAATTGCTGCACTCTGGAGATAGAGAAACGGTT
This window encodes:
- a CDS encoding ATP-binding cassette domain-containing protein codes for the protein MTATLELQGVTVRRDNQLILNRIDWTVAPDERWIVLGPNGSGKTTLCQVASLYQHPTNGTVRVLGETFGCTDVRQLRKQIGYMSVQLADMLGPGLTATDVVVTAKHAALSTCWHVYSQDDYAKARRLLSRFNCEDLADRRFITLASGEQKKVEVARALMANPGLLVLDEPTAGLDLGGREMLVATLASLAKDRGTPPIILVTHHINEIPPGFTHVLLLAGGQRLAAGRLTETLNDDALSRCFGLKLRVEMRGDRWHIWTG
- a CDS encoding ABC transporter ATP-binding protein — its product is MLEPQFRRALAYVVPYWRRLLLVFVLSLSSTGLALYVPYLSRSLVDGALLGGDGNALRRIVLTFAIITVASFALNVVSGLRYTRVSADILFDMRLALYRHLQRLSPRFFASTRLGDIMSRINNDISEIQRVASEVVLATLGNVIFLAGSLGMLVWLDLRLFLVSALFLPPSLWALVRYRRRLEGRVRTVRERSADIGSFLIETIQGMKLVVTSNAQVREAGRFRQRNDAFVEALMSMQWVTYLSGGLPGLILSGSTAIIFLYGGSRVIDGTITMGTLVAFMAYQMRVLPPVQALMGLYASLATAKVSLGRVQELLDANVDVIDTPESARLNRVDGRVTIEHVTVSFGRGAPLLDDVSIEVAPGEVLAVVGPSGSGKSTLTELLLRLIDPDQGRVLLDGRDLREVPLREIRRHIALVDQEPFLFHASLLENLRYASPEATDEDLAAAVRAAGLEAFIVDLPEGYATQVGEGGRALSTGERQRVAIARAFLAAPAVLVLDEPTASLDPSMTKQVMTGYEALMRGRTTVVVSHRLELALQADRVVVLDGANVVEQGAPSELMARDGAFVRLFDTSSTTNAQES
- a CDS encoding S8 family serine peptidase, which produces MRGLTSVSVAVVDSGVHPNHPHVGGVAGGVGITIDGAEHENFVDRLGHGTAVAAAIREKAPRSVLYAVKVFDQELSTSVEALVAAIDWAVGSRVRLINLSLGMVNTEHENQFRTAVERAAMSGTLVVAPAADEHTQWLTGSLPGVVPVALDWNCPRDQCRWTRQSGTVVFAASGLPRPIPGVSPSRNLKGLSFAVANLTGLLARAMETREISSCDEALALLAEGQKHS
- a CDS encoding aldo/keto reductase, giving the protein MDYVNLGSTGLKVSRICFGTMTYGDPAWRNWVLPEDKSRPFFKRALEYGINFFDTADMYSIGVTEEIVGRALKELTQRDEVVLATKAFYPMGDGPNDRGLSRKHLFSAIDASLRRLSVDYVDLFQIHRWDPDTPIDETLCALNDIVVAGKARYIGASSMYAWQFMKALCLSDQRGWARFVSMQNHYNLVYREEEREMMPLCREEGIGVIPWSPLARGFLAGNRRRDDWGTTKRSKNDKFAHNLYYTDADFNVVDRVVEVAKARGVSAAQISLAWLLAQPGVTAPIIGASKMDQLDQAVEALDIQLDDAECTALEEPYQPQPVRGHE
- the peaB gene encoding quinohemoprotein amine dehydrogenase maturation protein, yielding MTMHFRTAHLHQFEASGKPFLYLQSAAIFSLDDASQSILKLLDVGSRTREDIQGMLGTRLSAAELDEGMDELLRVQAIVPVNEAPKLVPKVIPLEPFPLTTMVMNVTNQCNLACTYCYEYGEDKVVDTTNGKQPKFMSEETAKQSVDFMFREAGPNKVVHMTLFGGETLLNFPVLKIAISYARKHASEVGKRVEFNLTTNATLLSPEIIDFLIENDVAVTISIDGPQDMQDKFRVFHNGAGSYDVAMPKIKELLRRHRAKPIGARVTLTSQTLDVQRIFKHLTEEIGFREVGFAPVTTSPSQQYAIEDGGFDKMLGQFRGLAHEFLEYAVENRHHGFANAKDTLEEIHKGASKAYPCGAGLGLMGVATDGQVALCHRFAGSDDHSLGTVGEGIDRERQSDFLDRHHVENKTDCRTCWARPLCAGGCYHEAHTRYGMTEGPNLHYCDWIREWTDECLRIYGELAERNPAYLAHFEGRVTNEASQTN
- the qhpC gene encoding quinohemoprotein amine dehydrogenase subunit gamma — translated: MKHLKPINQKADRVKQHLEGQTKPGGDVVALQQTPLRPDTHVPLGCSFVFFPGWEVDVEGGTAGLCSPVERDLFDCHLGCFWPAQVPDQLNHAPDWTATCSSAQKDWRKIDLIFP